Proteins found in one Phycodurus eques isolate BA_2022a chromosome 18, UOR_Pequ_1.1, whole genome shotgun sequence genomic segment:
- the sccpdhb gene encoding saccharopine dehydrogenase b isoform X5 produces the protein MPELSTDIDIIVADVSSEESLAIMCQQALVILNCVGPYRFYGEPVVASCVENGAHYIDICGEPQFLERMQLEYHTKAMERGVYVIGSCGFDSIPADLGILYTQSHFKGTLTAVESFLTISSGPEGSCGHDATWQSAVHGFADSSALCKLRRKFGHKPLPLVGTKVRPRGFVFFSKEIVQYAIPFMGSDPSVVKRTQRFLYQEERRSPIQYFAYVGVGGLCSVAKLFCGGLLFWILVKFGMGRKLLTTFPRFFSFGLFSKAGPTIKQIEDTCFNITFFGEGYSEGTDPLQGPPNAKICTEVMGAEPGYVATVIAMVQAAVTVLKERHSLPRRGGVYTPGSAFNKTNLIDRLHNHGFKFSVRNYEEPAKP, from the exons ATGCCCGAGTTGAGTACAGACATTGACATCATTGTAGCAGATGTGTCCAGCGAAGAATCTCTGGCCATCATGTGCCAACAGGCTCTGGTTATTCTCAACTGTGTGGGTCCA TACAGGTTTTATGGAGAGCCAGTGGTTGCATCATGTGTGGAGAACGGAGCTCACTATATTGACATCTGTGGAGAACCTCAG TTTCTGGAGCGCATGCAGCTGGAGTACCACACTAAGGCCATGGAGAGAGGAGTGTACGTAATTGGCAGCTGCGGCTTTGACTCCATCCCAGCAGATCTGGGAATTCTCTATACTCAGAGCCACTTTAAAG GGACGCTGACGGCCGTGGAAAGCTTCCTAACAATAAGCAGTGGCCCTGAG GGCTCATGCGGTCATGATGCAACCTGGCAGTCGGCCGTGCACGGCTTCGCAGATAGTAGCGCCCTTTGCAAGCTGAGGAGGAAGTTTGGCCACAAGCCGCTACCTCTGGTGGGAACCAAAGTCCGCCCGAG AGGCTTTGTGTTTTTTAGCAAGGAGATTGTGCAGTATGCCATCCCTTTCATGGGTTCGGACCCCTCTGTAGTCAAGAGAACACAGCGTTTCCTTTACCAGGAGGAACGTCGGTCACCA ATCCAGTATTTTGCATATGTCGGGGTAGGTGGTCTCTGCTCAGTTGCCAAGCTCTTTTGTGGTGGACTGCTTTTCTGGATCTTGGTCAAATTCGGCATGGGCAGGAAACTCCTCACCACG TTTCCCaggtttttttcctttggcttATTCAGTAAGGCTGGTCCAACAATTAAACAG ATTGAAGACACCTGCTTCaacatcacattttttggagAGGGATACTCAGAGGGTACAGACCCCCTACAGGGACCACCCAATGCCAAGATCTGCACTGAGGTCATGGGAGCAG agcCTGGTTATGTGGCCACAGTGATTGCTATGGTACAGGCAGCAGTAACCGTGCTGAAAGAAAGACACTCCCTTCCCAGGAG GGGAGGAGTGTACACACCAGGAAGTGCCTTCAACAAAACCAATCTCATCGACCGCCTTCATAACCACGGCTTCAAGTTCTCCGTGAGAAACTATGAGGAACCCGCTAAACCATAG
- the sccpdhb gene encoding saccharopine dehydrogenase b isoform X6, with protein MCPAKNLWPSCANRLWLFSTVWVQFYGEPVVASCVENGAHYIDICGEPQFLERMQLEYHTKAMERGVYVIGSCGFDSIPADLGILYTQSHFKGTLTAVESFLTISSGPEGSCGHDATWQSAVHGFADSSALCKLRRKFGHKPLPLVGTKVRPRGFVFFSKEIVQYAIPFMGSDPSVVKRTQRFLYQEERRSPIQYFAYVGVGGLCSVAKLFCGGLLFWILVKFGMGRKLLTTFPRFFSFGLFSKAGPTIKQIEDTCFNITFFGEGYSEGTDPLQGPPNAKICTEVMGAEPGYVATVIAMVQAAVTVLKERHSLPRRGGVYTPGSAFNKTNLIDRLHNHGFKFSVRNYEEPAKP; from the exons ATGTGTCCAGCGAAGAATCTCTGGCCATCATGTGCCAACAGGCTCTGGTTATTCTCAACTGTGTGGGTCCA GTTTTATGGAGAGCCAGTGGTTGCATCATGTGTGGAGAACGGAGCTCACTATATTGACATCTGTGGAGAACCTCAG TTTCTGGAGCGCATGCAGCTGGAGTACCACACTAAGGCCATGGAGAGAGGAGTGTACGTAATTGGCAGCTGCGGCTTTGACTCCATCCCAGCAGATCTGGGAATTCTCTATACTCAGAGCCACTTTAAAG GGACGCTGACGGCCGTGGAAAGCTTCCTAACAATAAGCAGTGGCCCTGAG GGCTCATGCGGTCATGATGCAACCTGGCAGTCGGCCGTGCACGGCTTCGCAGATAGTAGCGCCCTTTGCAAGCTGAGGAGGAAGTTTGGCCACAAGCCGCTACCTCTGGTGGGAACCAAAGTCCGCCCGAG AGGCTTTGTGTTTTTTAGCAAGGAGATTGTGCAGTATGCCATCCCTTTCATGGGTTCGGACCCCTCTGTAGTCAAGAGAACACAGCGTTTCCTTTACCAGGAGGAACGTCGGTCACCA ATCCAGTATTTTGCATATGTCGGGGTAGGTGGTCTCTGCTCAGTTGCCAAGCTCTTTTGTGGTGGACTGCTTTTCTGGATCTTGGTCAAATTCGGCATGGGCAGGAAACTCCTCACCACG TTTCCCaggtttttttcctttggcttATTCAGTAAGGCTGGTCCAACAATTAAACAG ATTGAAGACACCTGCTTCaacatcacattttttggagAGGGATACTCAGAGGGTACAGACCCCCTACAGGGACCACCCAATGCCAAGATCTGCACTGAGGTCATGGGAGCAG agcCTGGTTATGTGGCCACAGTGATTGCTATGGTACAGGCAGCAGTAACCGTGCTGAAAGAAAGACACTCCCTTCCCAGGAG GGGAGGAGTGTACACACCAGGAAGTGCCTTCAACAAAACCAATCTCATCGACCGCCTTCATAACCACGGCTTCAAGTTCTCCGTGAGAAACTATGAGGAACCCGCTAAACCATAG
- the sccpdhb gene encoding saccharopine dehydrogenase b isoform X7, with the protein MGRGREKQAASEVGVKAGRRQAGFYGEPVVASCVENGAHYIDICGEPQFLERMQLEYHTKAMERGVYVIGSCGFDSIPADLGILYTQSHFKGTLTAVESFLTISSGPEGSCGHDATWQSAVHGFADSSALCKLRRKFGHKPLPLVGTKVRPRGFVFFSKEIVQYAIPFMGSDPSVVKRTQRFLYQEERRSPIQYFAYVGVGGLCSVAKLFCGGLLFWILVKFGMGRKLLTTFPRFFSFGLFSKAGPTIKQIEDTCFNITFFGEGYSEGTDPLQGPPNAKICTEVMGAEPGYVATVIAMVQAAVTVLKERHSLPRRGGVYTPGSAFNKTNLIDRLHNHGFKFSVRNYEEPAKP; encoded by the exons GTTTTATGGAGAGCCAGTGGTTGCATCATGTGTGGAGAACGGAGCTCACTATATTGACATCTGTGGAGAACCTCAG TTTCTGGAGCGCATGCAGCTGGAGTACCACACTAAGGCCATGGAGAGAGGAGTGTACGTAATTGGCAGCTGCGGCTTTGACTCCATCCCAGCAGATCTGGGAATTCTCTATACTCAGAGCCACTTTAAAG GGACGCTGACGGCCGTGGAAAGCTTCCTAACAATAAGCAGTGGCCCTGAG GGCTCATGCGGTCATGATGCAACCTGGCAGTCGGCCGTGCACGGCTTCGCAGATAGTAGCGCCCTTTGCAAGCTGAGGAGGAAGTTTGGCCACAAGCCGCTACCTCTGGTGGGAACCAAAGTCCGCCCGAG AGGCTTTGTGTTTTTTAGCAAGGAGATTGTGCAGTATGCCATCCCTTTCATGGGTTCGGACCCCTCTGTAGTCAAGAGAACACAGCGTTTCCTTTACCAGGAGGAACGTCGGTCACCA ATCCAGTATTTTGCATATGTCGGGGTAGGTGGTCTCTGCTCAGTTGCCAAGCTCTTTTGTGGTGGACTGCTTTTCTGGATCTTGGTCAAATTCGGCATGGGCAGGAAACTCCTCACCACG TTTCCCaggtttttttcctttggcttATTCAGTAAGGCTGGTCCAACAATTAAACAG ATTGAAGACACCTGCTTCaacatcacattttttggagAGGGATACTCAGAGGGTACAGACCCCCTACAGGGACCACCCAATGCCAAGATCTGCACTGAGGTCATGGGAGCAG agcCTGGTTATGTGGCCACAGTGATTGCTATGGTACAGGCAGCAGTAACCGTGCTGAAAGAAAGACACTCCCTTCCCAGGAG GGGAGGAGTGTACACACCAGGAAGTGCCTTCAACAAAACCAATCTCATCGACCGCCTTCATAACCACGGCTTCAAGTTCTCCGTGAGAAACTATGAGGAACCCGCTAAACCATAG